The Ascidiaceihabitans donghaensis genome includes the window GATGGTACGCAATTGAGGTGCCAACCGCACCACCGCCTACAACCAATGCTTTCACTTGCGTTTTCATCTGCGATTCCCTCCGCGTAAACTTGGCACCCTTTTACGGTGCACGCAGAAAATCCGTGCCAAACAGCCGACAAGTCATGGCAAAAAACCGACCTTTGCCTGCAATGCACCTACGATCAAACAGCAATCACTTTGCCGGGATTCATGATGCCATGCGGGTCCAACGCCGTTTTGATGGCCCCCATGACATCAACGGTAGATTGCCCAAGCTCTTTTGCCAGATATGGCATTTTGCCTTGCCCTATCCCGTGTTCGCCTGTGCAGGTTCCATCCATCGAAATTGCCAATTCGTTCAACCAACTGACAAAGGCGCCCGCACGGGCCATTTCATCGGCGTTTTGTTCATCTATCAAAAGCAGACAGTGAAAATTGCCGTCCCCCACGTGGCCGACAATAGGGGATACAAAACCCTCTTCGTCCAGACGCGCCCGCGCGGCGTTCACACAGTCAGCCAAACGCGAAATCGGGACACAGACATCGGTAGAAATCCCCGCCGCACCGGGGCGCAATTGCAATGTCGCCCAATAAGCATCGTGGCGTGCCTGCCAAAGCTTGTTTCGTTCTTCCGTGGATGTCGTGGACGTATAGCCCCCGCCGCCATGTTCTTGCGCAATTTCGCCAAACATCTCGGCCTGTTCCAGCACGCTGGCCTCGGAACCATGGAACTCAAGCAGCAATAGCGGCTCTTCGGGCAAATCCAATTTGGAATACGCATTGCACGCCTTCACCTGAATAGCATCCAGTAACTCGATGCGGGCCACGGGAATCCCGAATTGAATAACCTGCATCACAGTCTGGCACGCTGCATCCACCGTGGGAAAGGTACACCGCGCCGAACTGATCGCCTCGGGGATACCCTGCAATTTCAATGTGATTTCGGTGATAAGACCCAAGGTACCTTCGGACCCGACCATAAGCCGCGTCAGATCATAGCCTGCTGATGACTTTTTGGCACGCTGCGCTGTGCGGATCACGTCCCCATTGGCCATCACCGCTTCGAGCGCCAGAACATTGTCTTTCATCGTGCCATACCGCACCGCGTTGGTGCCGCTGGCGTTGGTCGCACTCATGCCGCCCAAAGACGCGTTTGCGCCCGGATCAATGGGAAAGAACAAGCCCTGATCGCGCAGGTGGGTGTTAAGCTGCTCACGCGTGACACCTGGCTGCACGACACATGACAGATCGTCAGAATGTACTGCCAAAATCTGGTCCATCTGTGTGACATCCACCGAAATACCGCCCGCCGGGGCGTTCACATGCCCTTCAAGCGAAGTGCCCGTGCCATACGGGATCACCGGCACTTTGTGCGTGGCGCAAATATCCACGATGGCTTGCACCTCGTCCCTTGAGGACGCGAAGACCACACCGTCAGGGGATTGGTTTTTCAGCCACGTGGTGGTGTGCCCGTGTTGTTCACAAATAGCGTCACCGGTTTGAAACCGGTCGCCGAACTGCTGCTTGAGAACCCCCAAAACCGTGGCAATCCCGTCTTCGTTGCGTTTCAGTTCGGTGACTTTCGCCATTGTGGTCTCCCTTTATTCTCCCAGCGCGATACCTT containing:
- a CDS encoding FAD-binding oxidoreductase, whose translation is MAKVTELKRNEDGIATVLGVLKQQFGDRFQTGDAICEQHGHTTTWLKNQSPDGVVFASSRDEVQAIVDICATHKVPVIPYGTGTSLEGHVNAPAGGISVDVTQMDQILAVHSDDLSCVVQPGVTREQLNTHLRDQGLFFPIDPGANASLGGMSATNASGTNAVRYGTMKDNVLALEAVMANGDVIRTAQRAKKSSAGYDLTRLMVGSEGTLGLITEITLKLQGIPEAISSARCTFPTVDAACQTVMQVIQFGIPVARIELLDAIQVKACNAYSKLDLPEEPLLLLEFHGSEASVLEQAEMFGEIAQEHGGGGYTSTTSTEERNKLWQARHDAYWATLQLRPGAAGISTDVCVPISRLADCVNAARARLDEEGFVSPIVGHVGDGNFHCLLLIDEQNADEMARAGAFVSWLNELAISMDGTCTGEHGIGQGKMPYLAKELGQSTVDVMGAIKTALDPHGIMNPGKVIAV